A part of Arachis hypogaea cultivar Tifrunner chromosome 12, arahy.Tifrunner.gnm2.J5K5, whole genome shotgun sequence genomic DNA contains:
- the LOC112727773 gene encoding UPF0161 protein At3g09310: protein MACVVYLPVPLNFHSDNTPTRLQLRNPNPNSLRIEATNRHALILRLPSSSRAPRHNCTPTVRAFDEQDSNSETETLPDAAVNNLGVKAALSMLRFYKREISPILPKSCRYIPTCSEYSMEAYKRYGVVKGTVLTAWRLCRCNPLGGHGYDPPRWFGETSPREELDD, encoded by the exons ATGGCCTGCGTCGTCTACCTTCCCGTGCCTCTGAACTTCCATTCCGATAACACTCCAACTCGCCTTCAACTCcgaaaccctaatcctaattctctcaGAATCGAAGCCACTAACCGCCACGCTCTCATCCTTCGCCTCCCTTCAAGTTCAAGAGCACCGCGCCATAATTGCACTCCAACTGTTCGTGCATTCGACGAACAAGATTCCAACTCCGAAACCGAAACACTGCCag ATGCTGCGGTCAACAATTTGGGAGTCAAAGCCGCTCTCTCCATGTTGAGATTCTACAAAA GGGAGATTTCACCAATCTTGCCAAAGAGTTGTCGTTATATCCCAACTTGTAGTGAGTATTCCATGGAGGCTTACAAGAGATATGGAGTTGTGAAGGGTACCGTCTTGACAGCGTGGCGCCTCTGTCGCTGCAATCCCCTCG GTGGGCATGGATATGATCCTCCTAGATGGTTTGGCGAAACTAGTCCGCGTGAAGAACTTGATGACTGA
- the LOC112730297 gene encoding uncharacterized protein, with protein sequence MNIISWNCRGAGGKTFPTLIRDIRREYNANFIILLETHISGSRGAAVRDKIGFDSSFIVEANGHSGGIWCLWDSGSWKVDILEYNQQIVHLRLTGNNAATWLLSAVYGSPQRPNRRSLWIFLRSLVANINLSWCILGDFNALLHDYERQGGTRSANSGAFSDFQSCVSDCGLVDLGYMGWLFTWRRGDLVERLDRGLCNLDWQLAFREASLKHLPNFKSDHTAICLQLSTEASYNRHRRPFRFVAAWISHPDFHRMVENSWNVQDSWSDGIISFKNSLKNWNYDVFGDIFKRKITLLKRLNGITSSLSQGSNQFLEKLQIDLWKEYKNVLNQEELLWYQKSRCKWIEFGDRNTKFFHGSTMIKRRKNKVTSLLDSNGSLITDNNALENMAFSFYADLYNDSFPDHPFVLNNAFPQLNAEDLYSVGRNISELDINEAIFHIGSFKALCRMVSRLSSTKASGIVLVLTCAL encoded by the coding sequence ATGAATATTATAAGTTGGAATTGTAGAGGTGCTGGAGGGAAAACTTTTCCTACTCTTATTAGAGATATTAGAAGAGAGTATAATGCAAACTTCATTATTCTTCTTGAAACTCATATAAGTGGTTCGCGTGGGGCTGCTGTTCGTGACAAAATTGGATTTGATAGTTCCTTTATTGTGGAAGCTAATGGTCATTCGGGAGGAATTTGGTGCCTATGGGACTCGGGTTCTTGGAAAGTTGATATTTTAGAATATAATCAGCAAATTGTTCATCTTAGGCTTACCGGTAATAATGCTGCTACCTGGCTCCTCTCTGCTGTTTATGGCAGCCCACAACGCCCAAATAGAAGATCCCTTTGGATTTTCCTCCGTTCCCTGGTAGCCAATATCAATCTTTCTTGGTGCATCTTAGGAGATTTTAATGCTCTTCTTCATGATTATGAAAGACAAGGGGGTACTCGTAGTGCTAATTCTGGAGCTTTCTCAGACTTTCAAAGTTGCGTTTCTGATTGTGGATTGGTGGATTTAGGTTATATGGGCTGGCTTTTCACTTGGAGAAGGGGTGATTTAGTCGAGAGATTGGATCGTGGTCTGTGTAACCTTGACTGGCAGCTGGCCTTCCGCGAAGCTAGCCTTAAGCATTTACCGAATTTCAAGTCTGATCACACGGCCATCTGCCTCCAACTCTCTACTGAAGCCTCTTACAATAGACACAGAAGACCTTTCCGTTTTGTTGCTGCTTGGATTTCTCACCCTGATTTTCACAGAATGGTTGAGAATTCTTGGAATGTGCAGGATTCTTGGTCTGATGGTATAATAAGCTTCAAAAATTCTCTAAAAAATTGGAATTATGATGTTTTTGGAgatattttcaaaagaaaaataactcttctcaaacGACTGAATGGTATAACTTCAAGCCTTTCTCAGGGCAGTAATCAATTTCTTGAGAAGCTCCAAATTGATCTCTGGAAGGAATATAAAAATGTGCTCAATCAGGAGGAACTTCTCTGGTACCAGAAATCCAGGTGTAAATGGATTGAATTCGGCGATCGCAACACAAAGTTCTTTCATGGGTCAACTATGATTAAACGTCGAAAAAACAAGGTGACATCTCTCCTTGACTCTAATGGTAGCCTTATAACTGATAATAACGCTCTAGAAaatatggctttttctttttatgcTGATCTATATAATGATTCTTTTCCCGATCACCCCTTTGTCCTTAATAATGCTTTTCCTCAGCTTAATGCAGAGGATTTGTATAGTGTTGGCAGGAACATTTCTGAGTTGGATATTAATGAAGCTATTTTTCATATTGGGAGCTTTAAGGCTCTGTGTAGGATGGTCTCCAGGCTATCTTCTACCAAAGCCAGTGGGATCGTGTTGGTCCTGACATGTGCTCTTTAG
- the LOC112727775 gene encoding uncharacterized protein At2g37660, chloroplastic → MAASSPITVLVTGAGGRTGQIVYRKLKEKPNQFVARGLVRTEESKQKIGGDDDVFVGDIRDAASIVPAIQGIDSLIILTSAVPLMKPGFDPTKGQRPEFYFDDGAYPEQVDWIGQKNQIDAAKAAGVKHIVLVGSMGGTNPNHPLNSLGNGNILVWKRKAEQYLADSGVPYTIIRAGGLLDKDGGLRELIVGKDDELLQTETKTIPRADVAEVCIQAVNYEEAKFKAFDLASKPEGVAAPTKDFKALFSRITTRF, encoded by the exons ATGGCTGCTTCTTCCCCAATTACTGTGCTTGTTACTGGAGCTGGCGGTCGCACAG GCCAAATTGTGTAtaggaaattaaaagaaaagccaaACCAATTTGTTGCCAGAGGTTTGGTTAGAACTGAAGAAAGCAAACAGAAAAttggtggtgatgatgatgttTTTGTAGGGGATATAAGAGATGCTGCAAGTATTGTTCCTGCAATTCAAGGTATAGATTCTCTGATAATCCTCACAAGCGCCGTGCCGCTTATGAAGCCCGGGTTTGATCCAACCAAAGGTCAAAGGCCTGAGTTCTATTTCGATGACGGCGCATATCCTGAACAG GTTGATTGGATTGGGCAGAAAAATCAAATAGATGCTG CTAAGGCGGCAGGAGTGAAGCATATTGTGTTGGTGGGGTCTATGGGCGGTACGAACCCTAACCATCCTTTGAACAGCTTGGGCAATGGGAATATATTG GTATGGAAAAGAAAGGCCGAGCAGTATTTGGCTGATTCCGGTGTTCCATACACAATCATAAG GGCTGGTGGCTTGCTCGATAAGGATGGAGGTCTTCGGGAGCTGATTGTTGGGAAAGACGACGAGCTCCTCCAGActgaaaccaaaaccatacctagAGCTGATGTTGCAGAAGTCTGTATTCAG GCAGTAAATTATGAGGAGGCTAAGTTCAAGGCGTTTGACTTGGCATCAAAGCCTGAGGGAGTAGCTGCACCAACCAAGGACTTCAAGGCTTTGTTTTCTCGGATCACTACTCGTTTTTAA